From the genome of Gracilinanus agilis isolate LMUSP501 chromosome 2, AgileGrace, whole genome shotgun sequence, one region includes:
- the LOC123234359 gene encoding olfactory receptor 13A1-like — MNNQTFVTEFILKGLTEIPQFQVPFFILFLFLYIIALIGNSLIVAAISLSSGLHTPMYFFLVNLALLDVICTCTSVPKLLQILGGEDKTISFGGCMTQLYFLTWSVAAELLLFTAMAYDRYAAICQPLHYSKMMSKQVCVSLAVAVWGISAFGATTNTSLLLRLSFCGPNVIDHFLCEIPSLLPLSCSSTYVNDIMTIIADIFFAVLNFLLTMLSYGFIIFSIMAIQTTEGKKRAFSTCSSHLTVVTMYYSTVIYVYLSPGSSYCPDKGKIMAVLYSTVSPTLNPLIYTLRNKDVKRALKKLFIFLKEK; from the coding sequence ATGAATAATCAGACTTTTGTgacagaatttattttaaagggTCTCACAGAGATTCCTCAGTTCCAGGTTCCATTTttcatcctctttctcttcctctacatCATAGCTCTTATTGGCAATTCTCTCATTGTGGCAGCCATTAGCCTGAGCTCAGGGCTTCACACTCCAATGTACTTCTTCCTGGTCAATTTGGCTTTGTTGGATGTTATCTGCACTTGCACTTCTGTACCCAAGTTGCTACAGATTCTAGGAGGAGAAGACAAGACCATTTCTTTTGGGGGCTGTATGACTCAGTTGTACTTCCTGACTTGGTCTGTAGCTGCTGAACTCTTGCTCTTCACAGCCATGGCTTATGACCGTTATGCAGCCATCTGCCAGCCTCTGCATTACAGCAAGATGATGAGTAAGCAAGTTTGTGTCTCCTTGGCTGTAGCTGTGTGGGGAATCAGTGCATTTGGTGCCACGACAAATACCAGCCTCTTGTTGAGGTTGTCATTCTGTGGTCCCAATGTAATTGATCATTTCCTTTGTGAGATCCCTTCTCTGCTGCCTCTCTCCTGCTCTTCCACCTATGTGAATGATATCATGACAATCATCGCTGATATATTCTTTGCTGTTCTGAATTTCCTGCTCACCATGCTATCCTATGGCTTCATCATCTTCAGTATCATGGCAATCCAGACCACAGAGGGCAAGAAGAGAGCATTTTCCACATGCTCCTCTCACCTCACCGTAGTGACCATGTACTATTCTACTGTGATCTATGTCTACCTAAGCCCAGGCTCCAGCTACTGTCCAGATAAGGGCAAAATCATGGCTGTGCTTTATTCCACAGTGAGTCCCACTCTGAATCCTCTTATTTATACTTTAAGAAATAAGGATGTCAAAAGGGCCCTCAAAAAGCTCTTTATATTTCTCAAGGAGAAATGA